One window of Plasmodium relictum strain SGS1 genome assembly, chromosome: 14 genomic DNA carries:
- the MIF gene encoding macrophage migration inhibitory factor, putative, with protein MPCCELITNINIPEDNVEDTLSQLENAISNVLSKPISYIMSNYDYQKNLRFGGSNEGFCFVRLTSIGGINKSNNSSLADKITKILVATLKVKSRRVYVEFRDCSPQNFAFNSSLFG; from the exons ATGCCTTGCTGTGAATTAATTACTAATATAAATATCCCTGAGGATAATGTTGAAGATACATTAAGTCAATTGGAAAAtg CTATATCTAATGTATTGAGTAAGCCTATTAGTTATATTATGAGTAATTACGATTATCAGAAGAATTTAAGATTTGGAGGAAGTAATGAAGGATTTTGTTTTGTTAGATTAACTAGTATAGGtggaattaataaatcaaacaATTCATCGTTAGCTGATAAGATCACAAAAATCCTTGTAGCAACTCTAAAAGTTAAATCGAGAAGAGTTTATGTAGAATTTAGAGACTGCTCTCCTCAAAATTTTGCCTTTAATTCATCTTTATTTGGATAA
- the CCT3 gene encoding T-complex protein 1 subunit gamma, putative has product MLKNPGAVLVFKPNTKREEGRKTQLSNIQASRAVSEIIKTTLGPMAMLKMMLDPLGGIVITNDGNSILREVDVAHPAAKSLIELSRSQDEEVGDGTTSVVILAGELLNIAETFLKQNIHPTKIVNCYMNALNCCLKYLEEIAIEVNINDESNLLKAIDSCLNTKFVSRYNKIISKLALEATLCVKIDNIMGKKEIDIKRYAKVEKIPGGEITDSYVLKGVMINKDITHPKMRRYIKNPRILLLDCTLEYKKAESQTNVEIMDENTWNQLLLQEEIEVKKLCEYIIDSKCDVVVTEKGVSDLAQHFLVKKNISVIRRVRKTDLNRLERISGATIVNRCDEIVESDIGTKCGLFEIKKIGDDYYSFFVECEDPHACTILLRGSTKDVLNEIERNLHDGMNVAKNIILEGKLLCGGGCTEMRVGQNLIKQAKTYDDSRKSITEAVATALEIIPKILAQNCGVNVVKTINELRIRHEKPGGENYGVDGITGDIIDVSTKDIWDLLSVKKQIYKSAIEAAAMILRIDDVVSGIGKDDKNQKQIKNEYE; this is encoded by the exons ATGTTAAAAAATCCAGGAGCTGTTTTGGTTTTTAAACCAAATACTAAAAGAGAAGAAGGAAGAAAAACTCAGTTATCAAATATAcaa gcTAGCCGAGCAGTTAGcgaaattataaaaacaaCATTGGGACCAATGGCTATGCTTAAAATGATGTTAGATCCCTTAGGAGGGATTGTAATAACAAATGACGGTAATTCTATTTTAAGAGAAGTTGATGTAGCACATCCAGCTGCTAAATCATTAATAGAATTGAGTAGATCACAAGATGAAGAAGTTGGTGATGGGACAACATCAGTTGTCATATTGGCAGgagaattattaaatatagcAGAAACTTTCCTTAAGCAGAATATTCATCCAACTAAAATTGTTAATTGTTATATGAATGCTTTGAATTGttgtttaaaatatttagaagAAATAGCTATTGaagtaaatataaatgatgaaaGTAATCTTTTAAAAGCAATTGATTCTTGCTTAAATACCAAATTTGTAAgtagatataataaaattattagtaAATTAGCTTTAGAAGCAACATTGTGTGTAAAAATTGATAATATAATGgggaaaaaagaaatagataTTAAAAGATATGCAAAAGTAGAAAAAATACCAGGAGGAGAAATAACAGATAGCTATGTTTTGAAAGGTGTTATgataaataaagatattacACATCCAAAGATGAGAAGATATATTAAGAACCCAAGGATTTTATTGTTAGATTGTACattagaatataaaaaagcaGAAAGTCAAACAAATGTAGAAATAATGGATGAAAATACTTGGAATCAATTATTGTTACAAGAAGAAAtagaagtaaaaaaattatgtgaATATATAATTGATAGTAAATGTGATGTGGTAGTAACAGAGAAAGGAGTTTCTGATTTAGCACAACACTTTCtcgttaaaaaaaatataagtgtTATAAGAAGAGTTAGAAAAACAGATTTAAATAGATTGGAAAGAATAAGCGGTGCAACCATTGTTAATAGATGTGACGAAATCGTAGAAAGTGATATTGGTACGAAATGTGGATTATtcgaaataaaaaaaattggagatgactattattcttttttcgTAGAATGTGAAGATCCTCATGCCTGCACTATTTTGCTAAGAGGATCAACAAAAGAtgttttaaatgaaattgaAAGGAATTTACATGATGGGATGAATGTagctaaaaatataattcttgAAGGAAAACTGTTATGTGGTGGTGGGTGCACTGAAATGAGAGTAGGTCAAAACTTAATAAAACAAGCAAAAACTTATGATGATTCAAGAAAAAGTATAACAGAAGCAGTAGCTACTGCTCTTGAAATAATTCCCAAAATATTAGCTCAAAATTGTGGAGTTAATGTAGTAAAAACAATTAATGAATTAAGAATAAGACATGAAAAACCAGGAGGAGAAAATTATGGGGTTGATGGAATAACAGGAGATATTATTGATGTTTCTACAAAAGATATTTGGGATTTATTGTCCGTTAAAAAGCAGATTTATAAAAGTGCAATAGAAGCAGCTGCTATGATTTTAAGAATTGATGATGTTGTTAGCGGTATTGGAAAAGATGATAAAAAtcaaaaacaaattaaaaatgaatatgaataa
- the MyoD gene encoding myosin D, putative — translation MDLLKFKSNETFYYSNISNIKIEEKKDFIKNEKKLKENLFLENKEKEEVYSNTHVWYFYNNVYKKMKIFAFNKLENTYNLERKGNIFENIPSDKVTRCLKDEIEVDSENNIDILQLNEENVMENLKNRYKKNKIYTFHASLLLAINPYKQIKGLYDIECMNIYLNKFKNNKINDNRDFQAHIYDIGNMAYKNMILKKKRQTIIVSGHSGSGKTENCKFLFKYFHYIFFHKNNTNKNKIYKNMNSYLNENSEDEDENEIKENNELISDCKKLTDVNNSKMKNVKDKNESIDENRTNIYGSSKMSEAINYERIDKLIYINNIIESMSNAKTIKNSNSSRCGRINDLIFEEKKKKDDTIFYYCFSNIKILILLLEINRCITQNTGERNFHVFYQLIWGLTDEQLKKRNLIRDIHYYNLLNNDAYKMKNLKRTHKIEKNDSIERDRHKDKKNFEFLLNGLRYINYDENKINQFYDVIAGIIHLGEIDPNEDDLMNESYKNACECLKINLNDLQSTIKYKNINVSFEKIRTHRNKDNSLSTLHTLIKVIYKNLFDRIINDINITNLSNEEKEYIINEKIYASNTNIISILDLYGFEELSCNNFEQLCINLANEKLNNYYINNEIEKEKIIYKSENLLWNDIKIPNYKETITFIEKIFANLDDITKLNSSGQKKVDDHFFTYLLNNENNYLENNVYGFLNNKDNKYTKKKQNIKKNKFFIKHYAGHVTYNINNWIHKNSDKIEVEIENLIKTSTNIFLRGDNELENENKLEDGGVDKNTDKEKKEKEKEESETINDDKKQENIKLKKNKDKYYTCENFETRFKSKNNLINLNNQISVENERNSLENNKKNLENEKNDSINITSNEKGELTINKLNNKSFLKVDMNNNRKYNSVTPNTLVSKNIQKINLSASSMVYNIPGSNSNNKNNILSVSKKYIKELDRLFNNLQKTDMYYIRCILPNENMERDHFKRRLVYSQLKQCGANEMIKIINNGLSHKILKDKLLEKCNSCIPNELQYCTKDDIIYYFMRLFDDSKNFKIGTNYIFMKSHVYTQISCFFYNNCFLNDNVSSEKKREVFKEIRIMRLRRCVTVIKINNWINKYYRVYLEKKKEMKRKACDYIYKMYLIYKTMISIKKTFSYNIKKLNRIFCNLGYYFAFKKMKNTKKNIFLSKLKKREETIKNSKGEIEEKLIIKKISQNKELENKLNSLEDKVEGLNIKNETYDTINDKEELINLIHDNGESQGLQNAITEIFVSTPDNYHYIYNNLDWVIIYINKKLYFYNIFYNYQRIDRQYVLSYDNIKAKKLYPIKNEKINNYKEKSEYSSIETNENDLNDNTYFEKFCNLKENKYSENCNKNILENGKKVLNENLRLKKKKKDIFYMSRDFHCINQHNLYKNIFIGIDKNLNLIIFTYPNLKTIKKFIKKKIKSIKHSNENLPKTNLPLLYKSNRYDSQLQKKVDNVRQKCDNFVNNCKKEDIIRNENTEFEAKEQYDVFSEENLNMFIHIYKNIYVLSNLEDVFKKEKELNYKKEVIEIEGTKLKTELYNQIDKIKDDTKFKEINKKKNISFSSFLIELKKEEYIMNEFYSNPSFKILKICFLPSSISYFSYLAYALINGNHYLLLTIVNFLSKPIYKYTTYILINNVINNKDFLNFFIKSYNHINFNNKINTTSDENQIGEKNAINNESLDKYLSTLKMTIINNSHILIYGSCLLSLVEIKKYDLNNTNPYIKEYEYKYLKLIFNLYCFEYFNNIYDSYMNKLSYDLKHNLIINDLFKNEKNNFIGPNESKERVSSFNKNDELNTDMKENNECMFYIFSLFNEIYLLTNKNEENSFDVLFNYENWKIMKLKNSNTGDIKKCTFQGVMNVNINYYYNKSYYKSFIALNSSIQATIQKYDNNNNNDDNKKKYYKSIFPDVYILKEMRYNMYKKRNGFYYNLKNEELFTLCNEKEDDFITPNDKKYLSYNILAYTPLNHLDTILLLNYSDKMNSYTFEFMNIVSKDKKVVTLEE, via the exons ATGGATTTGCTAAAATTCAAGAGCAATGagactttttattattctaacATATCAAATATCaaaattgaagaaaaaaaagattttataaaaaatgaaaagaagCTTAAAGAAAATTTGTTTCTAgaaaacaaagaaaaagaagaagtaTATTCCAATACTCATGTAtggtatttttataataatgtatacaaaaaaatgaaaatatttgcATTTAATAAATTGGAGAATACATATAACCTTGAAC GAAAAGGTAAcatatttgaaaatatacCCTCAGATAAAGTAACAAGATGCTTAAAAGATGAAATTGAAGTTGATAGTGAAAACAATATAGATATACTACAATTAAATGAGGAAAATGTTAtggaaaatttaaaaaacagatacaaaaaaaataaaatttatacatTTCATGCTTCATTACTGTTAGCTATTAATCCATATAAACAAATTAAGGGACTTTATGATATTGAATGcatgaatatttatttaaataaatttaaaaataacaaaataaatgataatagAGATTTTCAAGCACACATTTATGATATTGGTAATATGGCGTATAAGAatatgatattaaaaaaaaaaagacaaacaATTATTGTTTCTGGTCATAGTGGTAGTGGAAAAACAGAAAATTGTAAGTTTCTTTTTaagtattttcattatattttttttcataaaaacaataccaataaaaataagatatataaaaacatgaactcttatttaaatgaaaattcagaggatgaagatgaaaatgaaataaaagaaaacaatGAATTAATATCAGattgtaaaaaattaacagACGTTAATAACtcgaaaatgaaaaatgtaaaagataaaaatgaaagtatAGATGAAAATAGAACAAACATATATGGTTCTAGTAAAATGAGTGAAGCTATAAATTATGAACGAATTGACAAACTCATTtacattaataatattatagaGTCTATGAGTAATGCaaaaactataaaaaatagtaatagtAGTAGATGTGGAAGAATTAATGATTTAAtatttgaagaaaaaaaaaaaaaagatgatactatattttattattgtttttccaatattaaaatattaatacttTTACTAGAGATAAATAGGTGTATTACTCAAAATACTGGGGAGAGAAATTTTCATGTTTTTTATCAGTTAATTTGGGGTTTAACCGATGAACAATTGAAGAAAAGAAATCTGATTAGAGatattcattattataatcTTTTGAATAATGATGCATATAAAATGAAGAATTTAAAGAGAACtcataaaatagaaaaaaatgattcaaTAGAAAGAGATCGacataaagataaaaaaaattttgaatttcTATTGAATGGATTACGTTATATAAATTacgatgaaaataaaattaatcaATTTTATGATGTTATAGCTGGGATAATACATCTAGGAGAAATTGATCCTAATGAGGATGATTTAATGAATGAAAGTTATAAAAATGCATGTGaatgtttaaaaataaacttaAATGATTTACAAAGTACaattaaatataagaatATTAATGTCTCATTCGAGAAAATTAGAACACATagaaataaagataattcaTTATCTACTTTACATacattaataaaagtaatatataaaaacttatttgatagaataataaatgatataaatataacaaatttaagtaatgaagaaaaagaatatataataaatgaaaaaatatatgcatCCAATACTAATATTATATCAATTTTAGATTTATATGGATTCGAGGAATTATCGTGTAATAATTTTGAACAATTATGTATTAATTTagcaaatgaaaaattaaataattattacatTAACAATgaaattgaaaaagaaaaaataatatacaagTCAGAAAATTTACTATggaatgatataaaaattcCTAATTATAAAGAAACTATTACTTTTATTGAGAAAATATTTGCAAACTTGGATGATATAACTAAGCTTAATAGTAGTGGACAAAAAAAGGTAGATGatcatttttttacttacttgttaaataatgaaaacaatTATCTTGAAAATAACGTTTATggttttttaaataataaagataataaatataCGAAAAAAAAgcagaatataaaaaaaaataaattttttataaagcaTTATGCTGGACATGTAacttataatataaataactgGATACATAAAAATAGTGACAAAATTGAAGTAGAAATAGAAAATCTTATTAAAACATcaacaaatatatttttaagagGAGATAATGAATTAGAAAATGAGAATAAACTTGAAGATGGTGGAGTTGACAAAAATacagataaagaaaaaaaggaaaaagaaaaagaagaaagtgAAACCATAAACGATGATAAAAAACaagaaaacataaaattgaaaaagaataaagataaatattatacatgTGAAAATTTTGAAACAAGATTTAAATCaaagaataatttaataaatttaaataatcaaaTATCAGTAGAAAATGAGAGAAACTCCCtagaaaataacaaaaagaacttggaaaatgaaaagaatGATTCTATAAATATCACTTCGAACGAAAAAGGAGAGTtaacaataaataaattaaacaataaaagttttttaaaagttgatatgaataataatagaaaatataacaGTGTTACTCCAAATACTTTAGTAAGCAAGAacatacaaaaaataaatttaagtgCTTCTTCAATGGTATATAACATACCTGGATCTAACAGTAATAAcaagaataatatattaagtgttagtaaaaagtatataaaagAACTAGATAGATTGTTtaataatttacaaaaaacGGATATGTATTACATAAGATGTATCTTACCAAATGAAAATATGGAAAGAGATCATTTTAAAAGGCGTTTAGTCTATTCTCAATTAAAACAATGTGGTGCAAATGAAatgattaaaataataaataatggaTTATCTCATAAAATACTGAAAGATAAATTATTAGAGAAATGTAATAGTTGTATACCTAATGAATTACAATACTGCACTAAAGatgatataatatattatttcatgAGACTATTTGATgattcaaaaaattttaagattGGAACAaactatatatttatgaaatcACACGTGTATACACAGATCAgctgttttttttataacaattgttttttaaatgataatgtATCTTCAGAGAAAAAAAGAGAGGTTTTCAAAGAAATAAGAATTATGAGATTAAGAAGATGTGTAACagtaataaagataaataacTGGATTAATAAGTATTACAGAGTATATTTagagaagaaaaaagaaatgaaaagaaaagcttgtgattatatatataaaatgtatttaatttataaaacaaTGATAAGTATAAAAAAGACATTTTcctataatataaaaaaattaaatagaaTCTTCTGTAATTTAGGATATTATTttgcttttaaaaaaatgaagaatacaaagaaaaatatatttttgagtaaattgaaaaaaagagaagaaacaattaaaaatagcAAAGGAGAGATAGAAGAAAAActgataattaaaaaaatttctcaaaataaagaattagaaaataaattaaattcgTTAGAAGATAAGGTGGAAGGgcttaatataaaaaatgaaacataTGATACAATTAATGATAAAGAAGAGTTAATCAATTTGATACATGATAATGGAGAATCACAAGGTTTACAAAACGCAATAACAGAAATATTTGTTAGTACACCTGataattatcattatatttataataatctaGACTGggttataatatatataaataaaaaattatatttttacaacaTTTTCTACAATTATCAAAGAATAGACAGACAATATGTTTTAAGTTATGATAATATTAAAGCAAAAAAATTGTACCccataaaaaatgaaaaaataaataactataaagaaaaaagtgaATATTCCTCAATAGAAACAAATGAAAACGATTTGAATGATAATacatattttgaaaaattttgtaatttaaaagaaaacaaGTATAGTGaaaattgtaataaaaatattttagaaaacgggaaaaaagtattaaatgAGAActtaagattaaaaaaaaaaaagaaagatataTTCTATATGTCAAGAGATTTTCATTGTATTAATCAACATAATTTGTACAAGAATATTTTCATAGGTATTGACAAAaacttaaatttaattatatttacttaCCCTAATTTAAaaactattaaaaaatttataaaaaaaaaaattaagtcaATAAAACACAGCAATGAAAACTTACCTAAAACAAATTTGCCtctattatataaaagtaataGATATGATTCTCAATTGCAAAAAAAAGTAGATAATGTAAGACAAAAATGTGataattttgtaaataattgtaaaaaaGAAGACATAATTAGAAACGAAAATACAGAGTTTGAGGCAAAAGAACAATATGATGTTTTTAGTGAAGAAAACTTAAATATGTtcattcatatatataaaaacatatatgtTTTAAGTAATTTAGAagatgtttttaaaaaagagaaagaattaaattataaaaaggaAGTAATAGAAATAGAAGGGACCAAATTAAAGACAGAATTATATAATCAAattgataaaattaaagatgATACAAAATTcaaagaaattaataaaaaaaaaaatatttctttttccaGTTTTCTAATAGAATTAAAGAAAGAAGAATATATCATGAATGAATTTTATTCCAATCCTtcctttaaaatattaaaaatttgttttttacCTAGCAGTATAAGTTATTTCTCCTATTTAGCTTATGCATTAATAAATGGAAAccattatttattattaactatagttaattttttatctaaaccaatttataaatataccACTTATATACTTATAAATAatgtaattaataataaagattttttaaatttttttattaaaagttataatcatataaattttaataacaaaattaataCTACTAGTGATGAAAATCAAATAGGAGAAAAGAATGCCATTAATAATGAAAGTTTAGACAAATACTTAAGTACTTTAAAAATGactataattaataattctcATATTCTTATATATGGTTCATGCCTATTAAGTTTggttgaaataaaaaagtatgatttaaataatactaATCCATATATTAAGgaatatgaatataaatatttaaaattgatatttaatttgtattgttttgaatattttaataatatttacgATTCTTACATGAATAAATTATCTTATGATTTAAaacataatttaattattaatgatttatttaaaaatgaaaaaaacaaCTTTATTGGTCCTAATGAATCAAAAGAAAGGGTATCgagttttaataaaaatgatgagTTAAATACAGATATGAAAGAGAATAACGAATGtatgttttatatattttctctatttaatgaaatctacttattaacaaataaaaatgaagaaaattctTTTGATGTGTTgtttaattatgaaaattggaaaataatgaaattaaaaaacagTAATACAGGTGATATAAAGAAGTGTACATTTCAAGGTGTAATGAAtgttaatattaattattattataataaaagttaTTATAAAAGCTTCATAGCTCTGAATTCTTCTATTCAAGCAACAATTCAAAAATacgataataataataataatgatgacaataaaaaaaaatattataaatcgATATTCCCTGAcgtgtatattttgaaagaAATGAGATATAACATGTATAAGAAGAGAAAtggtttttattataatttaaaaaatgaagaactTTTTACATTATGTAACGAAAAAGAAGATGATTTTATCACTCCTAATGATAA aaaatatctctcttataatattttagcATATACACCATTAAATCATTTGGATACTATACTATTATTA aattaCTCTGATAAAATGAATTCATACACTTTTGAATTCATGAATATTGTGAGCAAAGATAAAAAAGTAGTTACCCTTGAGGAATAA
- a CDS encoding gamete antigen 27/25, putative has protein sequence MISKYFFLLNAIILIGGIFKDNISGVKAAESPQVSGEPISSDRYFMHFREYCTLEFEMTVFSLDHVLGVGEIDEMKKILSDLKSIKKEVVTSARKYHQVVMDDEDSDNMTSRISDRLLCLCNEIKVTDDYYALLKNIFWAEQRSLEDAFIEINKKENVVDRKKLIENINMLKSNFKKYLDVLNIKLSEDQMHNTAMRMSKFLTDVFGLTIKIVKPIPLIPDDGNTPS, from the coding sequence ATGAttagtaaatatttttttttattaaatgccATTATATTAATAGGGGGCATATTTAAGGATAACATATCAGGAGTTAAGGCTGCTGAGTCACCACAAGTAAGCGGTGAGCCCATATCAAGTGATAGATATTTTATGCACTTTAGGGAATATTGTACTTTAGAGTTTGAAATGACAGTTTTCAGTTTAGATCATGTACTTGGAGTTGGTGAAATTGAtgaaatgaagaaaattttatctGATTTGAAATCCATAAAAAAGGAAGTTGTTACATCTGCAAGAAAATATCATCAGGTGGTAATGGATGATGAAGACTCAGACAATATGACATCCCGAATAAGTGATCGTCTTCTTTGTTTAtgtaatgaaataaaagtaaCAGACGATTATTATGCacttttgaaaaatattttttgggCTGAGCAAAGATCATTGGAAGATGCTTttattgaaataaataaaaaagaaaatgttgTAGATAGAAAGAAActtattgaaaatataaatatgttaaaaagtaattttaaaaaatatttagatgtattaaatattaaattatcagAAGATCAAATGCATAATACGGCCATGAGAATGAGTAAATTTTTGACTGATGTTTTTGGTTTAACCATTAAAATTGTGAAACCTATACCTCTAATCCCTGATGATGGTAATACACCTTCTTAA